A DNA window from Neochlamydia sp. AcF84 contains the following coding sequences:
- a CDS encoding ABC transporter ATP-binding protein, with product MLELKNLTYKVGHKVLIDNISLKFIPGSIYGIIGPNGAGKSTLLKTLTGIWKATAGEVFWNNQELLSQDRTTISRTLSLVLQNPQPHFAFSVAEMVEMGTYPRHDLRKKEKKAKVQWALELVNGWHLRDERITEISQGERQRIYIARSLVTQSPILVLDEPTSNLDIKHQLEIWNLLRQLSQEDKLIIVANHDLYATERFCDQVAVLKQGCLFYQGPFAAMKSSSLLYEVFEIAHL from the coding sequence ATGCTTGAATTAAAGAATTTAACTTATAAAGTAGGCCATAAAGTCCTAATCGATAATATTTCTTTAAAATTTATACCTGGCTCTATCTATGGTATTATTGGCCCTAATGGTGCAGGAAAAAGTACTTTGCTTAAAACTTTGACAGGTATATGGAAAGCTACCGCGGGAGAGGTATTTTGGAATAACCAAGAACTCCTCTCTCAGGATAGGACAACAATTAGCCGCACCTTATCCCTCGTTCTTCAAAATCCACAGCCCCATTTTGCTTTTAGCGTAGCTGAAATGGTCGAAATGGGCACTTATCCTCGCCATGACCTTAGAAAAAAAGAAAAAAAAGCTAAAGTTCAGTGGGCTTTAGAATTAGTCAATGGTTGGCATTTAAGAGATGAACGTATAACTGAAATCTCGCAAGGAGAAAGGCAAAGAATTTATATTGCTCGCTCGTTAGTCACGCAATCGCCTATATTGGTATTAGATGAACCTACCTCTAATTTAGATATCAAACATCAACTAGAAATATGGAATTTACTGCGCCAATTGTCTCAAGAAGATAAATTAATTATTGTAGCCAACCATGATTTATATGCTACTGAACGTTTTTGCGATCAAGTAGCCGTTTTGAAGCAGGGATGTCTTTTCTATCAAGGACCCTTTGCCGCCATGAAATCCTCCTCTTTGCTTTACGAAGTGTTTGAAATAGCCCACCTATGA
- a CDS encoding HDIG domain-containing metalloprotein, with protein sequence MNDKASEIANYNELKFSREQGFFDKSFGIRLLIGTIFFICFFAFLHFREVRVEVLELNSIAPNYTVTQVDFDFYDEEATIILKQEVVKDVGKIYALSEKYVRQRRIEFENFLIYNQDWRKYSEKSTFEEMYKGVDALEKTLLKLRFTDPRTMQKMQDIGLSTENYLAYTPEEMEDVIIPSSVWDYVKEFTFPTTFISNVTANFIIDYFQAKTWKVQEDFPAYRYISRKIQALVPDKYTHVSAGSRIINQGDKVTARHIAMLQAMKKALGESRNLWHPLTLLGSFVMALLLTGICVAYFHVNSPSILTSNRKLFLIVTIVLLTLGLTKITEFFLLNSKINLIEVVRYPLFVPFAAILLCSLMNSAVATFVSALLTFIFTMTLAFDRQGFMILNLATALVAILSTHSLRKRKEIFVVCGKAWISAVGLILAMSFYNNSLWNFSLFPDIMCVAFFLLLSAILVVGLLPLFESVFRIMTDVTLMEYMDPNNDLLRRLTIEAPGTYQHSVVVGNLAESAASAIGANGLFCRVATLYHDVGKLATPQYFTENQQGGMNIHQLLTPLESAQVILAHVSEGVAMGRKAGLPEQFIDIIKEHHGTTRVYYFYRKQLEKMEGDIDRVDEKDFRYSGPRPRSKESVIIMIADTLEAASRSLDKVTEHTLSELSNRLIREKADDGQFDDCLLTFEELAMVKETLIKTLVASGHSRVKYPTKELKKETANGETIPSCEA encoded by the coding sequence ATGAATGACAAAGCGAGCGAGATTGCCAACTATAATGAGTTAAAGTTTTCCCGCGAGCAAGGTTTTTTTGACAAAAGTTTTGGAATACGTTTACTCATTGGTACTATTTTTTTCATTTGCTTTTTTGCTTTTCTCCACTTTCGAGAAGTTCGTGTAGAAGTGCTTGAGTTAAATAGTATTGCTCCTAACTATACTGTTACACAAGTAGATTTTGACTTTTATGATGAAGAAGCCACCATCATTTTAAAGCAAGAAGTAGTTAAAGATGTAGGCAAGATTTATGCTTTATCTGAAAAGTATGTACGGCAAAGACGAATAGAATTTGAAAACTTTCTTATTTATAATCAGGATTGGCGCAAATACTCAGAAAAAAGCACTTTTGAAGAAATGTATAAAGGGGTAGATGCCCTGGAAAAAACTCTGTTAAAACTGCGTTTTACTGATCCTCGTACGATGCAGAAGATGCAAGATATAGGGTTATCAACGGAAAATTACTTAGCTTACACTCCAGAAGAAATGGAGGATGTTATCATTCCTTCATCCGTGTGGGATTATGTCAAAGAATTTACTTTTCCTACCACTTTTATATCAAATGTAACGGCTAATTTTATTATTGATTATTTTCAAGCTAAAACCTGGAAAGTTCAAGAAGATTTTCCCGCTTATCGCTACATTAGTAGAAAAATTCAAGCTTTAGTGCCTGATAAGTATACGCATGTAAGTGCAGGAAGTCGGATAATAAATCAGGGCGATAAAGTAACTGCTCGGCACATTGCCATGTTGCAAGCCATGAAAAAAGCTTTAGGGGAAAGCCGCAACCTATGGCATCCTTTGACTTTGCTGGGTAGCTTTGTTATGGCTTTACTTTTGACAGGTATTTGCGTAGCCTATTTTCATGTTAATAGCCCCTCTATACTAACCTCTAATCGTAAGCTATTTCTCATTGTTACCATTGTGCTCCTCACTCTAGGGTTAACTAAGATTACCGAGTTTTTTTTACTTAACTCTAAAATCAATTTAATTGAAGTGGTGCGATATCCTCTATTCGTTCCCTTTGCAGCTATTTTACTTTGTAGTTTGATGAATTCAGCTGTTGCCACTTTTGTAAGCGCTCTTTTAACCTTTATTTTCACTATGACCCTGGCGTTTGATCGGCAAGGGTTTATGATTCTAAACTTAGCCACTGCCCTAGTGGCCATCTTAAGTACTCATTCGCTGCGTAAACGTAAAGAAATATTTGTAGTCTGCGGCAAAGCCTGGATTAGTGCAGTGGGACTGATATTAGCCATGTCTTTCTATAATAATTCTTTATGGAATTTTTCTCTTTTCCCCGATATTATGTGTGTAGCTTTTTTTCTACTTTTAAGTGCTATCCTCGTGGTAGGGCTTCTACCTCTTTTCGAATCAGTCTTTCGTATCATGACCGATGTCACTTTAATGGAGTACATGGATCCTAATAACGATTTGCTACGCCGTCTGACTATAGAAGCCCCCGGTACCTATCAGCATTCGGTAGTTGTGGGTAATCTAGCAGAGTCAGCTGCTTCTGCTATAGGAGCCAATGGACTTTTTTGTAGAGTGGCCACCTTGTACCATGATGTGGGCAAGTTGGCAACCCCTCAGTATTTTACTGAAAACCAACAAGGAGGGATGAATATTCACCAATTGCTAACGCCTTTAGAATCAGCACAGGTGATTTTGGCTCACGTCAGTGAAGGTGTAGCTATGGGACGCAAAGCAGGTCTGCCTGAACAATTCATCGATATTATTAAAGAACATCATGGCACTACACGGGTCTATTATTTCTATCGTAAGCAATTAGAAAAAATGGAGGGGGATATCGATCGGGTGGATGAAAAAGATTTCCGCTATTCGGGACCTAGGCCACGTAGCAAAGAATCTGTCATCATTATGATTGCGGATACCCTAGAGGCTGCTTCAAGATCTTTAGATAAAGTGACTGAGCATACTTTATCCGAGTTGTCTAATCGCTTAATTCGTGAAAAAGCAGATGATGGGCAGTTTGATGATTGTTTACTGACTTTTGAAGAATTAGCTATGGTGAAAGAAACATTGATTAAAACACTGGTGGCTTCAGGTCACTCTCGTGTCAAATATCCTACCAAAGAGCTTAAAAAAGAAACAGCTAATGGTGAAACAATTCCTTCCTGTGAGGCGTAG
- a CDS encoding gamma-glutamyl-gamma-aminobutyrate hydrolase family protein (Members of this family of hydrolases with an active site Cys residue belong to MEROPS family C26.): MMPINSDEPFSCLRQSFLEIDPARKKLFLNQLSYSQREDLLKIIRQGAKAQVSKESFLFLKSQVKNIHHLMPNLTSTRNYSILSQMLAKCKAFVKHLLAFFNIMTAMATHLVAQKILFKNKTSVEQKPYITELAFLKLLQTIPSSQEGNHKINFAKLLTEHGYAAEFKNIEFSADFQFFKNADLEGIVFSHCTLRWNHFGKSKLENVVFQGCNLSNISFMNTSLTNCFFNHCEMREVMFTAAELHSTAFKSSSLITCSFEDAALRQCSFHKVIMPATHFLEAVVIDTTIQKSELKNTVFFGNLDKFDFPANDLSRQSAIISKPATAILVHPENRGLSVPKVFIKLDKIAGLLPLRITVQPQKLTKEATNQEANILINKVGPYHKSKTPIPQRIMQAIAENPHLYPSCASILKKAHTLASEVDSFFLPGGEDIPPALYGRKEEEPTEWDRDYRRSILELSMMHYVHHQGLPLMANCRGFQLANVYFGAQLEQHVEGHNNVLQILHRAKKSYHGLTYKALKKPMISLSSHHQGVPTEFAATEFIEPLIEYKGLVKASETEYSGAVPLILLQFHPEFLKAQTAHTFFLELIDKALNFLLSKRNDLFWKIFFDSANTHRYRKINLAALKNSVKLHR; this comes from the coding sequence ATGATGCCTATAAATTCAGATGAGCCTTTTAGTTGCTTAAGGCAAAGCTTTTTAGAAATAGATCCTGCTCGAAAAAAGCTATTTTTGAATCAACTCTCTTATTCCCAGCGAGAAGATCTTCTTAAAATCATTCGTCAGGGTGCTAAAGCGCAAGTTAGTAAAGAAAGTTTTCTTTTTCTAAAAAGCCAAGTAAAAAACATTCATCATTTAATGCCTAATTTAACGAGCACACGCAATTATTCTATTCTCTCTCAAATGCTTGCCAAATGCAAAGCCTTCGTAAAGCATCTACTAGCTTTTTTCAATATTATGACTGCTATGGCTACTCACTTAGTGGCTCAAAAGATTTTATTTAAAAATAAAACTTCCGTAGAACAAAAACCCTACATTACTGAACTGGCTTTTCTGAAACTTCTCCAGACAATCCCCAGCTCTCAGGAAGGTAACCATAAAATCAACTTTGCAAAATTACTAACCGAGCATGGCTATGCTGCCGAATTTAAAAATATTGAATTTTCTGCTGACTTTCAATTTTTTAAAAATGCTGATTTGGAAGGAATTGTTTTTAGCCATTGTACCCTTCGCTGGAATCATTTTGGAAAATCAAAATTAGAAAATGTGGTTTTTCAGGGATGTAATTTATCAAATATATCTTTTATGAATACCTCTCTTACAAATTGCTTCTTTAATCACTGTGAAATGCGCGAAGTGATGTTTACAGCAGCCGAGCTGCATAGCACGGCGTTTAAAAGCAGCTCGCTTATTACTTGTAGTTTTGAGGACGCCGCTCTACGCCAATGTTCTTTTCATAAAGTTATCATGCCAGCCACGCATTTTCTTGAAGCAGTAGTCATTGATACTACCATCCAAAAAAGTGAATTAAAAAATACAGTATTTTTTGGCAACTTAGATAAGTTTGATTTTCCTGCCAATGATCTATCTCGTCAAAGTGCTATAATTTCTAAACCCGCTACAGCTATTTTAGTCCATCCTGAGAATCGAGGGTTAAGTGTTCCCAAAGTGTTCATCAAATTAGATAAGATTGCTGGCTTGCTGCCGCTTCGTATTACCGTTCAACCACAAAAGCTTACTAAAGAAGCTACAAATCAAGAAGCTAACATTCTAATCAATAAGGTAGGCCCCTATCACAAAAGTAAAACTCCTATTCCTCAACGCATCATGCAGGCTATAGCTGAAAACCCTCATCTCTACCCCAGCTGTGCCTCAATTTTAAAAAAAGCTCATACATTAGCCTCTGAAGTAGATTCTTTCTTTTTGCCTGGTGGTGAAGATATACCGCCTGCCCTTTATGGAAGAAAAGAGGAAGAGCCTACAGAATGGGATAGAGATTATCGTCGTTCTATTCTAGAATTGTCGATGATGCATTACGTCCATCATCAAGGGCTTCCTTTAATGGCTAATTGCCGAGGTTTCCAGCTAGCCAATGTTTATTTTGGAGCCCAGCTTGAGCAGCATGTGGAGGGACATAACAATGTCTTACAAATATTACATCGTGCGAAAAAATCTTATCACGGGCTTACTTATAAAGCCTTAAAAAAGCCTATGATTAGCTTAAGCTCCCACCATCAAGGAGTTCCCACAGAATTTGCAGCCACTGAATTTATTGAGCCTTTAATAGAATATAAGGGCTTAGTGAAGGCTTCTGAAACTGAATACTCGGGAGCCGTGCCCCTAATATTATTGCAATTTCACCCTGAATTTCTCAAAGCCCAGACTGCTCACACATTTTTTTTAGAGCTAATTGATAAAGCTCTAAATTTCCTTCTGTCTAAAAGAAACGATCTCTTTTGGAAAATATTTTTTGACAGCGCGAATACCCATCGCTACCGCAAAATTAACTTAGCGGCTTTAAAAAACTCTGTAAAGCTTCATCGATAA
- a CDS encoding DEAD/DEAH box helicase, whose protein sequence is MTLFENMNLDPLILKSLERMQYKQPSAIQAQAIPLILQGKDLIALSKTGSGKTAACAIPICNKVNPDSPHVQALIIVPTRELAMQYATEAQKIGYEKKVKAFAIFGGEDATMQQAKLKSGVQVLVATPGRLIDFIYSRQIDLTQVDILVLDEADEMLGMGFYDDLAFIINCLVHEHQTLLFSATMQEEIRSMAKKHMKAPQEISLLSNEVSPESIEHRFLYCRYDQRDQALCSLLEELKPKQTIIFCHSRIQCEKVCRTLQRKMGDVDLLHAGLGQDVRSIITNKFRHGKIRHLVATDIAARGLDFSNITHVFIYQLSDSPDVYVHRSGRTGRQERAGVVVTLVTDKELKALSRVLHHIRRKPIWIGSPPPERNHPRKRAVAHKNNKS, encoded by the coding sequence ATGACATTATTTGAAAATATGAACCTTGATCCTTTGATTCTTAAATCTCTTGAAAGGATGCAATACAAACAACCTTCTGCTATTCAAGCCCAAGCTATTCCCTTGATACTACAAGGAAAAGACCTTATCGCTTTGTCTAAAACAGGCTCAGGTAAAACAGCCGCCTGTGCAATCCCGATTTGTAATAAAGTAAATCCTGACTCTCCTCACGTACAAGCTCTTATCATTGTTCCCACGCGTGAACTGGCTATGCAATATGCCACGGAAGCTCAAAAAATTGGCTATGAAAAAAAAGTGAAAGCTTTTGCTATTTTTGGAGGAGAAGATGCGACCATGCAGCAAGCTAAACTAAAATCGGGTGTGCAAGTGTTAGTAGCTACACCAGGGCGTTTAATTGACTTTATCTATAGCCGACAAATCGACTTGACACAAGTAGATATCCTAGTATTAGATGAAGCTGATGAAATGCTTGGCATGGGTTTTTATGATGACTTGGCTTTCATTATTAATTGCCTGGTCCATGAGCATCAAACGCTATTATTTTCTGCAACGATGCAAGAAGAGATTCGTAGCATGGCAAAAAAACATATGAAAGCGCCGCAAGAAATCTCTTTGTTGTCAAATGAAGTCTCTCCAGAGTCGATAGAGCATCGCTTTTTATATTGCCGTTATGATCAGCGAGATCAAGCTTTATGTAGCTTATTAGAAGAATTAAAGCCTAAGCAAACCATCATTTTTTGCCATTCAAGAATCCAATGCGAAAAAGTTTGCCGAACATTGCAACGTAAAATGGGGGACGTCGATTTGTTGCATGCGGGATTGGGTCAAGATGTACGTTCTATAATTACCAATAAATTTCGCCATGGCAAAATACGTCATTTAGTAGCTACTGATATTGCGGCACGAGGCTTAGATTTTTCTAATATCACCCATGTGTTTATCTATCAACTTTCTGATAGCCCCGATGTATATGTCCATCGCTCTGGCCGTACGGGCCGCCAAGAGCGGGCAGGAGTTGTCGTTACTTTGGTGACAGATAAAGAGCTAAAAGCTTTAAGCCGCGTCTTACACCACATTCGACGCAAGCCTATCTGGATAGGGAGTCCTCCTCCTGAGCGTAATCATCCTAGAAAACGGGCGGTTGCTCATAAAAATAATAAATCATAG
- a CDS encoding phospho-sugar mutase, with amino-acid sequence MTNRNINAWLKEGYDEQTKLTIKKLLKEHPEEIADAFSTNLSFGTGGLRGLIGIGTNRINQYTIRACTQGLANYLNKQPTHAAQLSVLIGYDCRHYSREFAEECAKVLAGNNIQVYIYQDIRPTPLVSFGCRYKKCDAAIMLTASHNPAQYNGYKLYGKDGAQVSPPHDQLIVKEINEITALKMIKYEKELNHPLIKWIKDEIDQAYLKAIMPLQLYPEENKKEGSTLKIVYTSLHGTGITVVPTAMKSWGFSTIKLVTKQVTVDGNFPTVKSPNPEEEEALKLGKNTLKHVKGEILIATDPDADRVGIVINHHGHMYSVDGNQLACLLLDHILEALSKQKGLPKNAAFVKTIVTSELFQKICESYGKPCFNVLSGFKYIAEKIHEWESSLPCYQYLFGVEESCGYLYGTLARDKDAVLTSLLICEMALHTKLQGKTLIDKLHELWQKYGTYVEKTFVLKFKDTNAGKGQILRGISALQKNPPQTIGGIEVIRMEDYLTSKRMDLKTGKSEEIFLNKSEFLVFYLADESKLAIRPSGTEPKLKVYCGVRKKNFINVEEAAAEGKKHAQFLLTAFQCQLYKSYLGSISND; translated from the coding sequence GTGACTAATCGTAATATCAATGCCTGGCTTAAAGAAGGGTATGATGAACAGACAAAGTTAACCATAAAGAAATTACTCAAAGAACATCCTGAGGAAATAGCTGATGCATTTTCTACCAATCTCTCTTTTGGTACAGGAGGCCTACGGGGGCTCATAGGAATAGGAACCAATCGCATCAATCAGTATACCATTAGGGCTTGTACGCAGGGCCTGGCTAATTACTTAAATAAACAGCCTACCCACGCTGCTCAGCTTTCTGTATTAATTGGATACGATTGCCGTCATTATTCGCGTGAGTTTGCAGAAGAATGCGCTAAAGTTTTAGCAGGCAACAACATTCAGGTATATATCTATCAAGATATTCGCCCTACTCCTTTAGTCTCCTTCGGATGTCGTTATAAAAAATGTGACGCTGCTATTATGCTAACAGCTTCGCATAATCCTGCGCAGTATAACGGCTATAAACTGTATGGAAAGGATGGAGCACAGGTATCACCTCCTCATGATCAACTGATTGTTAAAGAAATCAATGAAATTACCGCTCTTAAAATGATTAAGTATGAAAAAGAGCTCAATCACCCCCTTATAAAATGGATAAAAGATGAAATCGATCAAGCGTATTTAAAAGCTATCATGCCCCTGCAACTCTATCCAGAAGAAAATAAAAAGGAAGGCAGTACTTTAAAAATTGTCTACACTAGCTTGCATGGAACTGGGATTACAGTTGTGCCTACGGCTATGAAAAGCTGGGGATTTTCAACTATAAAATTAGTGACTAAGCAAGTAACTGTTGATGGGAATTTCCCTACAGTAAAATCACCTAATCCGGAAGAAGAAGAAGCCTTAAAACTAGGTAAAAACACTCTTAAGCATGTTAAGGGAGAAATTTTAATCGCTACTGATCCGGATGCCGATCGCGTCGGCATCGTGATTAATCATCACGGCCACATGTATTCTGTTGATGGTAATCAGCTGGCTTGTTTATTGCTGGATCATATTTTAGAAGCACTTTCCAAGCAAAAAGGTCTTCCTAAAAATGCTGCTTTTGTGAAAACTATCGTTACCTCAGAACTTTTTCAAAAAATATGTGAAAGCTATGGTAAACCATGCTTTAATGTACTTTCAGGCTTTAAGTATATAGCAGAAAAAATTCATGAATGGGAAAGCTCATTGCCTTGTTATCAGTATTTATTTGGTGTTGAAGAGTCTTGCGGCTATCTTTATGGAACTTTAGCACGCGATAAAGATGCAGTCCTCACCTCCCTATTAATTTGTGAAATGGCTTTACACACCAAACTTCAAGGCAAAACATTAATAGATAAACTCCACGAGCTTTGGCAAAAGTATGGCACTTATGTAGAAAAAACTTTTGTTTTAAAATTTAAGGATACTAACGCTGGCAAAGGGCAAATACTCAGAGGAATAAGTGCATTACAAAAAAATCCTCCCCAAACAATTGGAGGGATTGAAGTGATTAGGATGGAAGATTACTTGACATCCAAACGAATGGATTTGAAAACAGGAAAAAGTGAGGAAATTTTTCTTAATAAATCGGAATTTTTGGTATTTTATTTAGCTGATGAGTCTAAACTAGCCATTCGCCCTTCAGGAACAGAACCCAAGCTTAAAGTTTACTGTGGGGTGAGAAAGAAAAATTTTATAAATGTGGAAGAGGCTGCAGCGGAAGGAAAAAAGCATGCTCAATTTCTTCTAACAGCCTTTCAATGCCAGCTTTATAAAAGTTATCTAGGAAGCATAAGTAATGATTAG
- a CDS encoding SDR family NAD(P)-dependent oxidoreductase — protein sequence MVKQFLPVRRRVPAPSLALVTGATSGIGYALCEVLASEGIRLIISGRHLVQLEKAAQVLRLKVSVETVPADLSTSEGRQALVKIIRQQAPDLIINNAGFALYNEAINYTTEQQMQILEVNGVALLELSLEAAKAMEKANKTGVIMNVSSVAAFFTFPYFSVYAASKSFVNKLSYSLDYELRSKGIRVLVACPGMVDTNFRIRAGGNPAINKKGIMTSQFAAEQIWKQIKSLKTINVFNWKYRLAVFFRHFIPSFISIKILANNIKKRCQ from the coding sequence ATGGTGAAACAATTCCTTCCTGTGAGGCGTAGAGTGCCAGCCCCTTCTTTAGCATTAGTGACCGGTGCCACCTCAGGAATTGGCTATGCTCTTTGTGAGGTTCTAGCTTCTGAGGGCATTCGTTTAATTATAAGTGGCCGTCATCTTGTTCAGCTGGAAAAAGCTGCGCAAGTCTTAAGGCTAAAAGTAAGCGTGGAAACTGTCCCAGCAGATCTTTCTACCTCAGAAGGAAGGCAAGCTCTCGTAAAGATTATTCGTCAACAAGCTCCGGATCTAATTATCAATAATGCCGGTTTTGCTTTATATAATGAAGCTATTAACTATACTACAGAACAACAGATGCAAATATTAGAGGTTAACGGTGTGGCTTTACTTGAATTAAGCCTTGAGGCCGCTAAAGCTATGGAAAAAGCTAATAAAACAGGGGTAATTATGAATGTCTCTTCGGTGGCTGCATTTTTTACATTTCCTTATTTCTCGGTATATGCTGCCTCCAAAAGCTTTGTGAATAAGCTGTCCTATTCTTTAGATTATGAGCTGCGTTCGAAAGGAATAAGAGTTTTGGTAGCTTGCCCAGGCATGGTTGACACTAATTTTAGAATCCGCGCAGGCGGAAATCCTGCGATTAATAAAAAGGGTATTATGACTTCTCAGTTTGCTGCTGAACAGATATGGAAGCAAATTAAAAGCTTAAAAACTATCAATGTTTTTAACTGGAAATACCGCTTAGCTGTCTTCTTTCGTCATTTTATCCCTAGTTTTATATCTATAAAAATTCTTGCGAATAATATTAAAAAACGGTGCCAATGA